The Phaseolus vulgaris cultivar G19833 unplaced genomic scaffold, P. vulgaris v2.0 scaffold_12, whole genome shotgun sequence genomic sequence attgagcaAGCTTTATGCAAGTGATAAGAACTGGTCTTTACATGGATTCTAAGCActctaatctaaacccaaaccaaaagcaaCAGGGCTTCAAGTTTCatcttggatttgaaacatcaaagctcccatgatCAACAAGAATATCTCAACATTTCGTGATCCTCATAACTGATACGAATTTTTAGGGGAAAAGGGTTTTACTGACCCTTATGAGCTGAAAATCAAATTGAAAACTAATAACTGAACTTGATCCTTCTTTTCTCCATGTTTATCGGTGGATTAGGTTTAAAACGAGTCCAATTTAAATGGGCCATTTTATTTCTCATTCATTAGGACATCATACCTAACATACAGATTGTCCTTGAACTGACAATAATTGGGCATAAACCATTAGTTGTCCTTAAATCGAGTGTAACGAATGTTCATAGAGCGATTCTAGGAGTTGTCCAAAACTTACATAAATGAGCGATTATTTGATTGGTTTCTTTCGTCGCTCTGGACCTGGGCATAGAATAGTGTATCAAATATTATGATTGTTCATAGGGTGGATAGATGAAACATTTATTCAtcgaatttttttatatttatctacCTTTGCATTTTAAATTATAAGGATGTATTGTGccacaaatttattaaaataaaataaaataatgaaatataataattttttcattattataattatctatattatataaagtgatatatatttttgtaattacattattttttatttttaataaattaaaataattttattaattaataaaatatgtatttatataatttttttattaaaaataactacATTTACAAATAATCATTacgtatatttttttaaaaatatttacaatttttaaaagtgtattattttaatgtaataaaaagaAGAAGTAATAGGAGTTCACAGTAAAACAATGTGTTTATATTTATCGGAGAGCCGGTCCAAGAAGTGATGAATCTGTAGCGGCTAAGCCCAAAACGAAGTGGAAGGGTTGGGAGCCGCaatggaagaagagaaagaagcaGTAATGGTAACACCGGGAGAAGTGTTGGGAAGAAGCAGCGATGTCAAAGCTGGGAGAGGAGCATACGCGGCGCTTCACAACAACACCGTTTACGCCTCCCTAACCGGCTTCCGCCACACCATCCCTCCGCCGCCGGACTCTCCTGACAAGGTAGGGTTTCGTTTTCCATTTTTCATTCCATGCTGTAATCAATCCACCAAACAACCTATATCTGCTTTTCTTGTTAGTTTAATTTGATGTTGAGCTTAAATTATAGTGCTGTATTGTTTCTGATAATGATTATTTGTAACATGCAGAGGCCGACTGTTGAAGTAACTGGTCACAAGGCGCATGGACCTGTTCCACAACCTGGATCTGTTGTCATTGTTCGGGTAAATATATATCTATGGCTACGGCTATGTGTCTTCTAATCTAATACACTTTTCATTACGCTCTCTGTTTTCAACTGCCTGTCTTTTGCTTTCATAGGTCACTAAAGTGATGGCTCGGTCCGCTTCAGCTGATATTATGTGTGTTGGATCTAAGTGTGTTCGAGAAAAATTTACTGGCATTATCAGGTATGCTATTCTTACACCCTCTAAGTTATCTTTTG encodes the following:
- the LOC137816885 gene encoding uncharacterized protein, translating into MEEEKEAVMVTPGEVLGRSSDVKAGRGAYAALHNNTVYASLTGFRHTIPPPPDSPDKRPTVEVTGHKAHGPVPQPGSVVIVRVTKVMARSASADIMCVGSKCVREKFTGIIRQQDVRATEIDKVDMHLSFHPGDIVKALVLSLGDARAYFLSTAKNELGVVSAESIAGATMVPVSWTEMQCPLTGQIEQRKVAKAAS